TGCCAGTTCGCTCTCATTGGTAACGGTAAAAGTAAATTGGTCTGACATAAATACCCTTTTAGTGATAAATACATTGCAGATTGTCAGTCACCAATCGTACAAGCATTTTTCCCACCATGACTACAGTAAAATCACCAAGTCGGAAATTTTTTTTATGAATATTTATAAATACTGGAGTTTAGACTAAGAGGGTGCTTGAAAAGTCTAATTTATTACTAACCCTGGTGACTAGAAGTCGTATGCCAGTTGCTCATGGGGAAACCCCCAAGGCTTGGCTATACAGACAAAACCCAACGATCTGGGTTAAAAACTCTTGATTTTCTCTGAGTCGCAGAGGGAAAGACTTAAAGTTTAGTTAAAGTCAGGTTGGTTAAGGCAAGAGACGCGATAAAGGGTGCATCCCAGTTTTTATTTTACAGCGAGAGAATAACTGTCATTGCGATCGCGTAGCGTCTCGTAGAGAGGAGGAAAGACGAACGCAAACAGCGTGTCGCAGACAAGCAATCGCATAGACTCGCTCTTAGGAATGAAGATTTTGCGGTTGTTTCGCTTCACTTCGTTTCGCTCGCAATGACATGCAAAAAAGTGGGATGCTCCCCGCGATAAATTGCCGTCAGTCCTTCGTCCTGACGGCAATTTATCGCGGATTTGGGATCTATTATTTTCATCAAATAACCTTAACCGAACCGTATTGAGTCAGGGAAAGGTGCATAGAATTCACTTTGAGGTAATTTTACTAATATTTAATTAGAGAAATCGCCATAACTTCAACATATTTTCATTAAAAATATTTTTTAGCGCTCAAAGATTAAAAATTATAAGAAGTACTTACTTACATATTTGACATCAGCGTATATAGCTTCAATAATGTTCTTAAGTAAGAATTAGTACTTGTATAGGACTCTTGTTTGATTTTTGCCAAATATACTGAGAGCTAAACAGGGCTTACGCAAAAAATAGCCCAAACCTTGAGTTTCCGGTAGGGGCAATTCATGAATTGCCCCTACCAGATGTGGTTTTGCGTAAGTCATACTAAAATCTGATCTCAACCAGTTCTCAGTCAGCTTGACTTTTAGCAATCAAATGGGATTGCTATATAAACTGATATTAATAGGGTTGCATTATGCGTTTATCTAATTCAAAAACTAGCAAAAAAAATAATAAAACAGTAACAGTTTTTTGGACTCAGACTAACATTTTATTGATTACTGGATATTTAATCATTCTACCAATTTGTACATTAATAGTTTTATCTTTATTATTGCCTTTATTAACTGCTAGCTTATTAGCTTCCCTTGGAACTTCGTACCACTCTACATCGATTCCTTGGATAGATGATGCATCTGAATGCGAACATACTGGCAGAAGTTGGAGCGATCGCAAGTGTTGGGATAAAGAACACAATCCCATGTTCTGAATAGATTTTGACAGGATATCAAGCAGCTACTTTGTTTTCATACACATCCCTTAGTGCTTAATTTGTAAGATAGACATACATTTACGCTCTCAGAGTGAGATATTGACTGAGTATGTTTTATACCTAGTATTGGCGCTCAAACGCTGAAGTAGGACAATTGAGCATTCGGTGAGTATTTTTAAGGGAGTGAAGGCTGAAAGTATTGGTATTGTTCCTGTGCAACTGATTTTATTTACGGCAGGTTTATTATTTTGGTCGAGCCTATCTTCGCTCTTACCAACTCTACCGCTTTACATCAATGATGTGGGTGCAAGCAAGCAAGAAATTGGGATTGTTATGGGCAGTTTTGCCATTGGCTTATTGCTATCTCGCCCGACACTGGGACGGTTAGCGGATAAACGTGGTCGAAAAATTGTCTTGTTGGTTGGTACGATAGTAGCCGCGATCGCACCCTTTGGTTACTTGGCAACCCAATCAATTGAATTATTAATCATGGTGCGGATTTTTCACGGCATTAGCGTTGCGGCTTTTACCACTGGCTACAGCGCCTTAGTCGCAGATTTAGCTCCCGCAGAAACTCGTGGTGAAATCATCGGTTACATGACTCTAGCAACTCCCCTTGGTTTAGCAATTGGCCCTGCCTTGGGTGGGTATTTGGAAGCTACAAGTGGTTACGGGATATTATTTCTGTTATCCGCCGAATTGGGTTTTGTCGCTCTCTTGGGGATTATCCAAGTCACGAATCCCCCAGTGCAGACACAGGAACAAACTCAGGGAGACGATGTCTACGACGGGCTACGCCTACGCAATTTTTGGCAAATTTTGAGCAGTCCACAGGTGAAAGTTCCAACTATAGTTATGTTGCTAGTTGGGATGTCTATCGGTGCTGTACATACCTTTGTGTCGTTATTCCTCAAATCCAGTCAAGTGGACTTCAATGGCGGACTGTTTTTTACGGCGGCGGCAATTTCTAGTTTTACTATCAGAGTCTTTGCTGGTAAGGCAAGCGATCGCTTTGGTCGTGGTTTGTTTATCACTTTTGGTATTTTTTGCTACGTTTTAGCCTTAATACTGCTGTGGCAAGCTGACAGGGCGATAGTTTTCTTGCTGGCTGCGATCGCTGAAGGTGCTGGTGGTGGTACACTAATCTCGATGATGATTACAATGATGGCAGACCGCTCGCAGCCGCAAGAACGGGGGCAAGTTTTTGCTATATGTGTAGCTGGACTTGACCTGGGAATTGCGATCGCTGCTCCTCTTCTGGGTATCATTGCCGAACAGGTAGGCTACCGCAATATGTTTGGCTACGGTGCTGCAATGACTTCCCTAGCACTTGTCATCTTCCTCACCCAGTCGAGCAAAGACCTGTTCAACTCTCTGCGCTTTGCACTAGGTCTAGCTCCAGATGCTTATGCCTTGAAAAACTTAAAAGTTAGGAGTGAAGAACTTTAACTCATCACTCCTAACTTTCAACTCTCAACTTTAAAATACGGGCGAGGAGGGATTCGAACCCCCGACACCGTGGTCCGTAGCCACGTGCTCTAGTCCACTGAGCTACACGCCCTCACCGATAATCTATATTAACACGTTCTAACTAAATGACGCAAGATAATTTTCCATCTAATTTTGTCAGCTTAACCCATCTAGATCGCCACGGACAGGCACAGATGGTAGATGTGTCTGATAAAGCACCCACTATCCGCCAAGCAGTAGCTGCGGCTAATGTCCGAATGCTGCCAACAACCTTCGCTGCAATTCAAGCCGGCAATGTTCCAAAAGGCGACGTATTAGCGACTGCAAGATTGGCTGGGATTATGGCAGCCAAGCAAACAGCCGCTTTAATTCCTCTGTGTCATACGTTGCCTTTGCAAAAAATCGCGGTCGAAATTATACCCGATCCACAACTACCTGGTTATCAAATTCAAGCCACAGTTAAAACCAAAGCTGAAACTGGTGTAGAGATGGAAGCTTTAACTGCTGTTTCTGTGGCTGCCCTGACTTTATACGATATGGCGAAAGCTTTAGAGAAGTCGATTCAAATTGAATCAATTCGTTTAATCAGCAAGAGTGGCGGGAAATCAGGAGATTATTCTTTGTCAGAGTAGTAAGCTATATTATCTCACCGAACAAGGCATTAGATTCCCCTAGCCCTTTCAAGGTGGATAAGAATTTTGCTTAAAAAATCCCTTTATTCTCTCTTGTCTCTGTGTCGCGCCAGTTGCTACAAGTCTCTTAACCCGTCCAACGCACTGGCAACTCTATTGCCTCTGCGGTTAAATAAGTTACTTTTGAACCGCAGAGGCGCAGAGAACACGGAGAGAAAAAAGAAATTTTTCGAGTCACCTTGAAAGGGCTACTCTAACCCCCTTAAAAAGTGGGGAACCCTGAAAGTCCACTTTTTAAGGGGGTTGGGGGATCTATTGTGCGTAAATCCTAAAGAAATAAGAATGGGATTTTCTGACTGGGCTGACTATTCACACTATTGACATAACTTTGCAATACCTCTGTCATTTATATAGGTTTTACTAAACCTTACATCAATGTCAACATAAGTAATTTTCATGAATGAAACCGAAATAGCTGGCTCAGTTATGTTGGTACAGCTCATACAGACAGAGTCTCATTCATTTTTCATCTTGTCGAAATATGCCTTTATGAGGAGTGATAAATGCTATCCAGATTTTCGCGTGTTTTCAACGATAGTTCCAGAAACGTTAGACGTAAAGTTATCAACATTTATGCGTTCCTGATTAGCGTGAATATTTTGATCTGGGTAGTTGCCCTAATTGCATTCCACAGCTATCCTCTTCTGCTTGGGACTGCCGTATTAGCTTATAGCTTTGGTTTACGTCATGCTGTCGATGCCGATCACATCGCTGCGATCGACAATGTTACCCGTAAATTGATGCAGGAGAACAAACGACCTGTTTCTGTTGGATTCTTCTTCTCTCTAGGTCATTCCACCGTTGTAATTGCTGCCTCTGTTGCGATCGCTTTAACTACTGCAACTATCCATAACAACTTTCCCAATTTAGAAAAGATTGGAGGGCTAATTAGCAGTACCGTTTCTGCACTTTTCCTACTAGCAATTGCAGCAATCAATATGGTGGTGCTGTGGGATGTTTATAAGACCTTCCAAACCGTCAAGCGAGGAGGAATCTACGACGAGCAATCCTTAGATGAATTTCTAAACCAACGTGGGCTACTCGGTCGCATTTTTCGTCCTTTGTTTCGGTTGATAGATAGTAGCTGGCAAATGTTTCCTTTAGGTTTCCTTTTTGGTTTAGGCTTCGACACAGCGACAGAGGTCGCACTGCTGGGGATTTCTGCGAATCAAGCAGCTAAAGGTCTGCCTATCTGGTCGATCCTATTGTTTCCAGCTTTGTTCACCGCAGGGATGTCTCTGATTGACACCACTGACGGTATTTTAATGCTTGGTGCTTATGGCTGGGCTTACGTCAAACCAATCCGCAAGCTTTACTACAACATGACCATCACCCTTGTTTCTGTACTAGTTGCTGTGGTCATTGGTGGAATTGAAGCTCTGAATATTATTGGCGATCAGTTACAACTGAAAAGTCCGTTTTGGGATTTCATTAGTAAACTAGGTGATAATTTTGGCACAATTGGTTACTTAATCATTGCCATTTTTATATTCAGTTGGTTACTTTCGACCATCATCTACAAAGTCAATAAGTATGATGATTTAGAAGTCACTAGTGGTACAACTACTAAACAGGGGAGAAATAGGCATTGAGGCTAGATGCGCGACATCAATGCCCCAAAAACCTTAGAATGAATAGGGTGTCTTTAAATCTGTAACAAATATTTATGCTTCCTCGTTGGTCTCCCTCATCTCCCTGATCTCCACTCACGGGAGATTGTCAGGATCAATGCCGAGATTACGCAAATATGCTGCCAACTGTTCAGCGCGTTGACGTTCCTGTTCGGCGCGTTGACGTTCCTGTTCAGCACGTTGACGTTCTTGTTCTACCAATAACTCAGCCTGTTCTGCCCGTTGATTGAGTTCTAGGGAATTTAAAAATCTTTGTCCATCTGGACGGTAAATTACTAACTCCCCTTGCCCCGTCTGAAATTTAACTCCTAAGCGGGGGCTTGTCCAACCATCCATTTGCCATAGCTTATTCAAATGGTTATTTTGCCGCAACCAGCCATCTAGTTGAAAGCTTTCAGGATCGTATAAATAGTATTCTTCAACCCCGTAAGTATCGTAAAACTCCAGCTTCCGCTCCATTTCCTTGGTATCATTACTATAAGAAAGAATTTCAAAGACTACTTGCGGTGGAATATTATCTTCTTGCCACTGACGATAAGAACGACGTTTTCCCTTTGATCTACCGAAAACAACCATGACATCAGGTGCAGTTGGTGCAATTAGCCGAGAACGGACGGGATACCAAAGTAAATCTCCCGCAATCAAAACATTCTCATTATTAGCAAGCAGAATCTCTAAATTCTCCTTAATCAGGACAATCCAACGATATTGTTCTGTATTGTCTGCCATTGGTTTGCCGTCACTATCTGGATAGAGGAGATCGGGGTCTATTTGCTCAAAGATCGTCATCTGATTTAACCCAGTGGCTCTTGACTTACAATTCAATTATGACTGGCAATTCAATTATGACTGGTTGTAAGGGTCTAATAGCAAGCATTGCCACAAAAACCTTAGAATAAATAGGGTGTATTGAAATCTGTAACAAATATTTATGCCTCCTCGTTGGCCCCGCAAACCCGATCGCAAAGACCCTGATTATCGTAAGATCGATGACCGGATGAATTTTGCCACCCATGTAGCGATCGCTGCTACGATTAATTCTGGCTTGTGGTTTTTCCACATTTTGAAAGACACTACCTGGGAGTGGCTGCCTTTGCTGACTTTAAGTTGGACAGGAATAGTGTTAGCGCATCTGATTTATATTAGTGCGATCGCTAACTACACCGAAACTCCAACCAAATCCACCTGAAGACGGACTGCTGATGCTGGGGCGATTGTAACCTGTGGTAGTGGAATCAGCCTTTTAATTGAGTGATAATGTAAAAAAGCCTGAGATTTCGCGCTCTTTCTTAATTTAGGGTTATTTTTATGGCTAAGACTAACACCACAGAACTACTAGAAGCCCTAGCAGCTGAGATTGGCGAAAGTGTCTATATGGACATTGCCAAATGGCATCTTTATTTATCTAATGCCAAACTGCATACCCTTGTCGCTGAACGACTGTATCCTTTAATTACTTCTAACAGTGTAAATGAAGACCAAGTTTTAAAAGTCTTGCAATCAATTACAGTAAAAATTGGCGGCGGTAGAAGTGAACTTCCTTTAATCGATTTACTGCCACTGCAATGCCAGGTTACTTTAGTTGATATTTTGGAGAAATTTCAACGCGATTCATAATTGCTAAAACAAATATTATCTTAGTTAAGCAATTTTATTAATCAGCACTTCCTGATTCAGTTTTGTCTGCTGAATTAGGTATAACCTCGCTGTGTCAATTTTATAAAAATTAACTCTACAGATACATACAGATGAACCTTGTGTAATTTCTCTGTGGATATCTGATAAAAATTTCCTTTAACAATTAAGGAATCTCCGCGTTCAAAATCAGTTTAGATTTGAGCGAGTTTATGTTGAGACTCGCTTTGAACTTTCATGCAAACTCATTGAGGCAATTTCTATGCTTTTACAACTCAAAGATAGTGAAAAATTGGTGAAAATTCTCGAAATTCAAGAACTGCTCGATCCGAATAGTAATGTTGTTCATGGACGAGAACAAGAAGGTGAAGAAGAACAACCACCTGATAGTTTTAAAAAAGAAAATCTCGTTTTTCCTTCAGGTGAAGTTCTACCACGCTGTTGGTTAGATGCCGACTATAGACACGACAACGCTTAACTAGAAGATACCCGACTTCTTTGAGAAGTCGGGTATCTGGTTTTTTACGCTTTTTCTTCTACCATCACCGTTTCATTGTGCTGAAATTTCGGGAAAAATGTCTTAGTAATCCAGTAAGTCAAGATGTGAGAGAGTAATCCCATAGGGCCAGCAAATAAACACAGTGCAAGGGAATGAATTGTCCAAATACCTGTTTTCTGCCCTTCCCAATAAATCCAGCGACCGACGAATAAATCCATGACTAGAAAATGAATCCAACCCGTTGCAGCAGCCGTTTCATCTGCAAAAAATTTAGCGATATCAGCTAATTGGGGATTTGATAAAGCTTGGGCATTTTCTGGCGTAATACTGCTGATAAACAAATACAAATACGCTCCAGCCAACAGCACAAAGGGCAAATATGATGACATTATCTGCCGTGTAACTTTCCAATTTGGCAATAAAATCATCAGTGCCCAAAAAGGTAACACAAAAAGATTGGCGACGTTAAAAAGTTGAGAGATTGTCATATTTTTGTAAAGGGAAGAATTTTCAGCTATTGTTTTGCATTAACTAATTATTCATAACTCATAACTCTCAGAGGATGTTTGAAAAGTCCTCTTCTCGGTAGCAAAACATTTTAGATCCCCCTAAATCCACGCCACTTGCTTCACTTGAGGAGACCCCAAGACCGCAGTGGCTCCCCTTAAAAAGGGGGACTTTAATTGCGGTTCCCCCCTTTTTTAAGGGGGGCTAGGGGGGATCAATAAGTGCCTAAAATCACAGCAAACTACTTTTCAAACAACCTCTCAGTATATAGATTCCCGACTTCTTTGAGAAGTCGGGAATCTATATATATTTACAAAGCTACAAGTTGCGATTCGATTTCTGAAGACTTTAAATCACGTCCGATAAAAACTAAGCGGGTTTGCCGCGCCTCTTCAGGTTTCCAGGCGCGATCGTAAAATTTATCAAATCGAGTTCCTACGCCTTGCATTACCAAACGCATGGATTTATTTGGCACTGCGACAAACCCTTTAATCCGGTAAATTTCTTGTTCTTGTGCTAATTTCTCTAACTGCTGTTGCAGCTTTTCTGGATCAAAAGTACGATCCAAAACTAGATTAGTTGAAGTAATTTCTTCGTCGTGATTGTGGTCTTCTTCGGTATCGTGATGACTAGGACGAGAATCTAAATTGTCTTCAACTGCGGCTTGGATTCCTAATAATATAGATGCATCTAGTTGAGAATGATCGCTCTCGACAATCTTCACCACTCTGGGTAACTCTTGCTTAATCAATTCCTCAACTCTGGCTTTTGTCTCAGCATCCACCAAGTCAATTTTATTCAACACCACTAAGTCTGCACAAGCAAGTTGGTCTTCAAACAGTTCTTGCAAGGGTGTTTCATGTTCTAGATTATCATCAGCTTGTCGCTGGGCTGCGATCGCATCTGGATCGCTAGCAAATGTCCCTGCTGCAACCGCCGCACAATCTACCACCGTAATTACCGCATCTACAGTGGCGGCGTTGCGAATTTCTTGCCAGCGAAAAGCCTTCACCAATGGTTTTGGT
This Nostoc sp. KVJ3 DNA region includes the following protein-coding sequences:
- a CDS encoding MFS transporter, with amino-acid sequence MSIFKGVKAESIGIVPVQLILFTAGLLFWSSLSSLLPTLPLYINDVGASKQEIGIVMGSFAIGLLLSRPTLGRLADKRGRKIVLLVGTIVAAIAPFGYLATQSIELLIMVRIFHGISVAAFTTGYSALVADLAPAETRGEIIGYMTLATPLGLAIGPALGGYLEATSGYGILFLLSAELGFVALLGIIQVTNPPVQTQEQTQGDDVYDGLRLRNFWQILSSPQVKVPTIVMLLVGMSIGAVHTFVSLFLKSSQVDFNGGLFFTAAAISSFTIRVFAGKASDRFGRGLFITFGIFCYVLALILLWQADRAIVFLLAAIAEGAGGGTLISMMITMMADRSQPQERGQVFAICVAGLDLGIAIAAPLLGIIAEQVGYRNMFGYGAAMTSLALVIFLTQSSKDLFNSLRFALGLAPDAYALKNLKVRSEEL
- the moaC gene encoding cyclic pyranopterin monophosphate synthase MoaC yields the protein MTQDNFPSNFVSLTHLDRHGQAQMVDVSDKAPTIRQAVAAANVRMLPTTFAAIQAGNVPKGDVLATARLAGIMAAKQTAALIPLCHTLPLQKIAVEIIPDPQLPGYQIQATVKTKAETGVEMEALTAVSVAALTLYDMAKALEKSIQIESIRLISKSGGKSGDYSLSE
- a CDS encoding HoxN/HupN/NixA family nickel/cobalt transporter; the protein is MLSRFSRVFNDSSRNVRRKVINIYAFLISVNILIWVVALIAFHSYPLLLGTAVLAYSFGLRHAVDADHIAAIDNVTRKLMQENKRPVSVGFFFSLGHSTVVIAASVAIALTTATIHNNFPNLEKIGGLISSTVSALFLLAIAAINMVVLWDVYKTFQTVKRGGIYDEQSLDEFLNQRGLLGRIFRPLFRLIDSSWQMFPLGFLFGLGFDTATEVALLGISANQAAKGLPIWSILLFPALFTAGMSLIDTTDGILMLGAYGWAYVKPIRKLYYNMTITLVSVLVAVVIGGIEALNIIGDQLQLKSPFWDFISKLGDNFGTIGYLIIAIFIFSWLLSTIIYKVNKYDDLEVTSGTTTKQGRNRH
- a CDS encoding Uma2 family endonuclease is translated as MTIFEQIDPDLLYPDSDGKPMADNTEQYRWIVLIKENLEILLANNENVLIAGDLLWYPVRSRLIAPTAPDVMVVFGRSKGKRRSYRQWQEDNIPPQVVFEILSYSNDTKEMERKLEFYDTYGVEEYYLYDPESFQLDGWLRQNNHLNKLWQMDGWTSPRLGVKFQTGQGELVIYRPDGQRFLNSLELNQRAEQAELLVEQERQRAEQERQRAEQERQRAEQLAAYLRNLGIDPDNLP
- a CDS encoding DUF3181 family protein; the protein is MAKTNTTELLEALAAEIGESVYMDIAKWHLYLSNAKLHTLVAERLYPLITSNSVNEDQVLKVLQSITVKIGGGRSELPLIDLLPLQCQVTLVDILEKFQRDS
- a CDS encoding acetyltransferase — its product is MLLQLKDSEKLVKILEIQELLDPNSNVVHGREQEGEEEQPPDSFKKENLVFPSGEVLPRCWLDADYRHDNA
- a CDS encoding ABA4-like family protein, yielding MTISQLFNVANLFVLPFWALMILLPNWKVTRQIMSSYLPFVLLAGAYLYLFISSITPENAQALSNPQLADIAKFFADETAAATGWIHFLVMDLFVGRWIYWEGQKTGIWTIHSLALCLFAGPMGLLSHILTYWITKTFFPKFQHNETVMVEEKA
- the cobW gene encoding cobalamin biosynthesis protein CobW, which produces MATKIPVTVITGFLGSGKTSLIRHLLQNNQGRRIAVLVNEFGELGIDGELLKSCQICPEDGEGDTNIFELTNGCLCCTVQEEFYPTMQELIKRRDSIDCILIETSGLALPKPLVKAFRWQEIRNAATVDAVITVVDCAAVAAGTFASDPDAIAAQRQADDNLEHETPLQELFEDQLACADLVVLNKIDLVDAETKARVEELIKQELPRVVKIVESDHSQLDASILLGIQAAVEDNLDSRPSHHDTEEDHNHDEEITSTNLVLDRTFDPEKLQQQLEKLAQEQEIYRIKGFVAVPNKSMRLVMQGVGTRFDKFYDRAWKPEEARQTRLVFIGRDLKSSEIESQLVAL